The stretch of DNA ggaagaggaggaggaggaaggcagagagagagagagagagagggagagagagaaaggagagagggagagagagagagagagagagagggagggagggagggagagagagcaagagagagagagagaacacgcGAGTGACGTCATCACGCAGACTTTACGTCGGCGCAAACTTTTTATTGCGTGGACAAACTTTTTGTTCTGTATCTAAACAGTCGGAGTATCGTTATATAAGCTCAGTGGTAGAAGAATGagtcaaatctttaaaaaagatgGTGACATTTGAGTAATAATATTCAGCAGAATGACCCATCCGTATCATAAATAGATGGATGCCCTTTATTGATGGGAAATTATGAATCTGTAGCCCACTGGATTATTAGTATCGTTACATTCGTTAATAATGCTGGAGGAAATATCCACATCTAAGTAAAAAATTCTATCACTCCATGGAAAAACTCCTACATTAACAAAGGTGCATAATGCAAAAAGTTACATGTGAGTGCtattattcagttatttatGAGTAAACCGCATTTCAAAGTTCCAGCTGGATGTTTGTAATTTCAAAAGATGAGGGGGATAATTAAtcctaaaatatgtttttttctgtcatggattttaaatattttatttaacaggCTGCTTTTTCTGTCTAGGATACCGCTTATCATCCATAAGATTTTATGGCATTTCATACTGGTAATGTCGTAGAAACACAAAGTGGTGTTAGTCTGAATTATTAGCAGGCTCATGCCACCCTCTTTTCAGTGCTAGACAAAAAGTCATTTCTGAAATATCCCAATAAGCCTATAATGAACACACTTAAAATCTGATATCACTtcctaaaacaaacactggcagGTAAGGAGaaattataaaatgataaatgcaCAATTTGAAAAGAAGAGACAGATTTATATTGATTGATAGTGTCTTTTTATGTCtacaaaaacatacagtataaaatacAATCATAGTTATAGATATAAATCAAACCCTCTCTTTAGGCcctataaaataaaaatcagataaatacagaatattatcattaatataaACCCATAGAGATggctttcaaaacaaaagtattaaaggtcataaaaacattttttttttgctgccagaATGCTCATTAAATAATTATGAATGCCATAATGGAAATGCTCCACCCTGTATAAAGAAGGTCTGGTTTAACCATGAACTGAATTTGGAAACTGCAATTCTGTTAAACAAACCAGACAttcaatatatttaaattaaaatgaaataaaaaacatgaagcataaatatatgaaaagaaTCAAGAATCAatcaaaagacagagagaggaacttACTTCTGGGAGCTTCTGATAAGAATGACTTAAGTTATGGGTTAATATCCCACCAGGCACAGTGACTGCATGAGTGTGCAACAAGATACATAAAAATCTGTTTATCACAACTCAGAGATCCCTCTGGAATAAAACTGAAATTCCTACATTTCCCTTTGTGCAACAAATATTTGAGAAGCTCCCAATGGACACAAGATATTcggaaaacagaaagagatgaTGAATCACCACATTCATGATTGTGTACATTCATAATGCACGTTTGGTCCCACTATTGCACAAGTGTAATCACTTCAATAtaccttttgtttttggctCAATTTGAGATGAGAAAAAAGGCATAGGATGTTGCTTTGGATATTTGATAGTTAAGTTTTCATAGATTGTTCCGCAAGGCTTCAATGGCACTGGCACTTCCTCAGCAGTGTATTGGTCAGATTCAcatttctctctattttttttactgtaccaTATGCCACCATCTTGCttttgtcacattcactcattcataccctcatccacacacacacacacacacacacacacacaggccctaCTTCCTCTCAATCCTGCAACTCacccaaacacatacacatgcgcacacacacaaacagactgaacgTTCAATTGTATGATTGCACTGTAAATCTATGAGCCTCCTCTCTCCCCGGTGGTGTTTGTGGAACTGCATTTATTCCACAGTCACAGACTTGGCCAAGTTCCTGGGACAGTcaacctacaaaaaaaaaaaagaagcaccaAACGACATGCGATCAATGACTGTGGCATGTTAAACACGGCACATCATTTTAGAATACGTGGTATAACAATAGCTGTTTGGCAGAGATGTGCCATAATATGGATTTGACAACAGGTGTTGCAccactgaaaatgtttcactgtttgTAAAGGGAACATACCCTTCCCTTGTACACTAACACTTAGTTAGTAAATGTACAGTCTAAGAAAGGGATTGCTGGAGAAATGGTCCTACAGAAGAAAGGCCAAATAGCTCTTATGTTGAtgggaaaaggaaagaacacaaagaattgatgcctgaaaaaaaagtaatttgtggAAGGACACTACACATGCCAAAAACTGTGAATGTCTACAACACCCAGTGAAACATCATTATATAACCAATGCATTTATCCAAAATTCCAAAGTACTATGACATTAAAACTAAAGCAACAATATCATTGAAGTTTGGCATATGCAAACTATGATACGACAGATGGTCTTTGGATAGCAAGTTGGCAAATTAAGTGGCTATTAATCTTCTTAATCAATCTTGATATTGGTTAGGGTAAAACTGTATTAGGTCGTGACCAGTAGTTAAATCCTGGCTAATACAGTGAGTCTTAATCAAATGTAACCAGcgacatttacagtatttttacaTAATAGTTGTGAGGCATGAGTTTGAAGATTTTATCCTGATAAAATTACCTAGTAAGATAATGGCCACATATTTCATTGTGCATTTGATCCTATTTCTGGGGCTCAGATCAGAAATCAATTTAGCAGACAAAAAGTCTCACAATCACACATCCcatagattttttgggggtaggaaaaaaaagctaCTTTTTATtactaaaaacaaacacaaaagcaagaAACAACAACCTGGAATTAAAAAGACTCCTATACATTGAGAATGTGTCAAGACGGACTGAGTGAAACCTGTGTTGACCACTTACATCATATCCCCGCATGACGGCCAAGTGGAATGACAGGAGCTGCAGGGGGATGACACAGAGGATGCCCTGCAGACAGTCCACAGTGTGTGGCAGCTCAATTGTCTGGTAGGCATTCTTAGTAACCTCAGGGTCGTCTTGGCAACACAGGATGATGGGCCGACCCTGATGACACAAACATCAACATAAGTCAGTGTAATGTCAAAATTCATGATGGATTTTAGTTGTTTGTgacctgaatgtgtgtgtgtgtgtgtgtgtgtgtgtgtgtgtgtgtgtgtgcatcgtTCCTCACTGTTCTGTAAGCATCTTTATTAAGAAGATAGCTGAAGTAATGATGGGGCTAGTCGGGGGCTTTATTCTCCCTACaggtaaaattaaaattaaattaaaatgttattccaGGACTTACCGATCTGGCAGTGACCTGCTGCAGAGCATTCTGGCACTTAATGTAGCAGGCGTCTCtcatgatgatcatgatgactGGCATGTTTTTGTCGATGAGTGCCAGAGGACCGTGTTTCAGCTCCCCGGCCAGGATGCCCTCTGAGTGCATGTACGTGATCTCCTTGATTTTCTGCGTTGGAATATTAGAATGATATTAGAATAAATTTTGATGCTTTTACTCCGTCGACATGTTCTCGGAGAGTGGACTACTGTTTTTTGACAGACCACTGTGGCATTCTCAACTCACCAGCGCCCCCTCAAGACAGGTGGCATAGTTGAAACCTCGGCCCATGACCAGGAGGGACTTTTGCTTATACAGTTCACTGGCAATGGTCTTTATCTTCTCATCCAGAGACAACACATTCTTAATCAGCTCTAGGAGATTGCAAGAAGAGTGAGTTGAGGTTAAGGTCTTCTGGTGGAAGTTAATATACTTTAGATTAAGAGTAAGACTATTTTGCAAATGTGGTTGCAACTGTTCGTCCACATTTAAAGATGCTATGTGCTCATGCTGTGAgcattttgtgtctgtgatgcaacaaatttttttgtttgtttgttttgtcccagCATTAACTCATGTGTACACAGACGttgatcacaaacacactcaataaCATCCATTCTGAAGCAGATCCAGAGACAATTGTATGTAAAACAGTCTAAAAGGtgtaatttcatttcaaatacattgtattattattttctccacaaCCATCTAGCGACCCGCAAAAAAATGATATCTAGACCCCCTTGGGGGTTGGGACCCCCAGGTTGAGAATCACTGTGGAAGAGCACTAACCAGGTAGCACCTTGAGGCCACTCATGATCTCCAGTCTTCTCCTCTGTAGGGATAGCCTGTCCTCACTCACCATCAGGCCAAACATGATGAGGGCCACAAACTGACTCGTGTAGGcctgggagacacacacacacacacacacacacacacacacacacacacacacatagtgtaAATAATGTTCTATTTcgcattttctgttttcagataCTGATAAAGGTCTTTTGTAAACCTAttagatgtacagtataaactTTACCTTGGTGCTTGCCACTCCTATCTCAGGCCCAGCATTGATGTGGACTCCGCAGGTAGTTTCTCTACAGATGGAGCTGCCCACAGTGTTGGTTATACCAACTATCAAAGCACCATGGTCCTTGCAGTAGCGCAGTGCCATCAAGGTGTCTGCTGTCTCTCCTGAGCgagcagagggaaggaaaaggtATGTTGATGATGCAGAGTTAAAACCCAATTTTAGAGGAAAAATGTAGATTTGTTTCACCCAAATGAAGGCAGTGTAAATCAAGTTTTTCTTTGAAGCCAGTTTCATGGTCACGATCGTCTTGTTGGGGCAGAGTGTAACAACCTGGACATTGTGTGTTATTGTCACCTGACTGGCTGATGAAGAAGCAAACATCGTCTCTGAACACAGGGGTGTTACGGTCTAGGAAGTCACTTGCCAGCTCCACCATGACAGGCAGCTCCGTCAGCTCCTCCAGGATCTGTCTGGTCTAAAAAGCAGGTAAACAAAATCCTCATCAATACAAAGTAATGATCACAAAATGATCACCATCGTTCTTATCCTGATTTCTGACAGCTCTACTCACTCCCACTGCAGCGTGGAAGCTGGTGCCACAGCCAATCATGATCAGCCGTCTGCAGCGTTTGATTTCTTTCATGTGGTCCTTCAGCCCACCAAGAACCACTGAGGAAACAGAAGGTAAGACATCAACATTAGCtaaactaatatatatattagtacATGATCGTCGTCATTCATAATGTAGCTACTGCCGTGTTATCTTACATGCATTCAACAGGTAGTACATATTTAGGAAGGACATCAGGGCACCTACAGTCTGACAATATTTGAGataatttcacatttacattttcctaTGCTAGTAGTAATGGGGGTTAATTTGttgtaatataaaaatatatgtctTGTCTCATTGTACATTGACTATCAAGACGCTACATCTAAACAGGCGTTGCTAAGTCAGACAGCAAACAAACTCCAGACCTTGTGTTCACAGTCTGAATTAGTCCCTGCTAAAATTGATTCAATGGATCAGGTAACCTGCTTATGTTTCCTTGTGTATCATTGAACTGTGAAGGTAGGACAGGTTACACAATCACTTATTACCTTTGTTGGAATCAAAACAAATTCGGCCTCTCATGGTGTTGACTACTGACTCCGGCTGCTCAAAGATCTCCTTCTGCATGAAGGCATCAAAGTTTCCTGCAAAGTGAGGAGTCGTACATAAACATCAGATTGTCTGGTGAACTGAAACATGAACAGCAGTATTATGTTTTCAATTATtcagccagcagagggcaagCGAGCATGAGACTCCTAAATAGATTTGACTTGTAGCACTCCTGGCATACATTATTCACTGTATGTTGTTAACAGGTTGTGTAAAGTAacccaaaataaaaagcaatacatttttctcttatCAAACAGATAACAAAGTTGTCTTTTTGACGAGTCTCTGACCTTTCATGATCTGTTGCAGCTCCATCTGCAGGGTCTGGATTGCCCTTACAGGATCGTCACCGGCCTTCTTGTTCAGCCTGTGGATGGAGAGTTTCCCTTTGGTCACCGCTGCAATGTCATTATCCTCCAGGTACAACACCTTGTTGGTGTGCTCAATGATGGCGCTGTGGGTAGACGGGGAAGACAAATACATGTGTGATGAACTAATGATTAGGTGCACTTGTTTAATATTCGCAAACGTTACAAAATCTATTGCATCTTTTTTGATAGATATGGTTGCAAATGGGAAAGAAGAGGTGGGCGACtttaacaaaatgacaaataagaATTTGACAATATGGTCCCATATTAGATTCACCGCAAAACCCAGAGACAAATGGTTTCTCACCTGGCGTCAGAGGCAAAGTAATACTCCACAGCACTCCCATCCCCCACTGAGTCGTTTGAACAGTCAGGACGGTTATGGCTGTTCTTCTCCTGGACTCCCTCCTTTAGGCGACCTACAAGGTCAAAGTgtcagaggtcaagggtcagaggTCGCACTGCAACTTTGAGTGACTAAACCAGTCAAGATGTGCTCATCACTTGAATTCTTCCTCTGAACTCCAGCTGTGGCAATGGGGTTGTAATAATGTTGTAATGAATACTCACTACTCATATACTGAATCATCAACATGTTAATGGGCCCCGCGGCTGGTGGTTATCAGCTATTAGCATTATTGACACAGTGTCTGGGgcatttaaagtgaaaaattTCTATTTGCACACATTGCCTTGAAATCTAATTTCAGAGGGAATCTGCCAGGTTATTTTAAAGCTAATGACACCGCTGTTTTTTGTTCGTCTGATAAACATAAAATGTCAGCAGGTAtatttgcagcattttttttatttattgtatattaaaGAACTAATATTGGTCAGCCACTTCTTCCCTCCTGGCAGCAAATCACCTAATCGTCTTGGACATTGGACTCGACCCACTAGTGCCATTAAGAACCGTAAATTTTAAATCAACTGATAAGACAGTGAAAGCAGTCCCACGCACTGTAGAAACAGAGAAGCAACAAGCAGGTTGTTGCTAACAGCTATTAACTCTGAACAATTATAAAGACTGCCTCTCAAACCCAATTTCCACTGAGAATTCTGGGATTAGGAACCATATGAATTTCCAAAAGACCACTGCCCTTTAAAACTACCCACAGAAGTCCTTGGCAACAAGGAATTTCACAATGAATAACAATCCCACACTTGGCCAAGAGATAATTTACAGCAGAATGATACC from Scophthalmus maximus strain ysfricsl-2021 chromosome 9, ASM2237912v1, whole genome shotgun sequence encodes:
- the gfpt2 gene encoding glutamine--fructose-6-phosphate aminotransferase [isomerizing] 2, with amino-acid sequence MRRGTVGVCSRRLWIRRGRRRSITSERETYEPFFLPEKVLFRKLEAMCGIFAYLNYQVPRTRREILETLVKGLQRLEYRGYDSAGIAVDGPDKTATDINSNTICLIKKMGKVKALDEELHKKDTLDLDAELCKHFGIAHTRWATHGEPSAVNSHPHRSDKENEFVVIHNGIITNYKELKAYLITKGYEFESETDTEVIPKLIKYVYDNRESDSVTFSTLVERVIQQLEGAFALVFKSRHFPGDAVSTRRGSPLLIGVRSEAELSTEQIPVQYNSGRLKEGVQEKNSHNRPDCSNDSVGDGSAVEYYFASDASAIIEHTNKVLYLEDNDIAAVTKGKLSIHRLNKKAGDDPVRAIQTLQMELQQIMKGNFDAFMQKEIFEQPESVVNTMRGRICFDSNKVVLGGLKDHMKEIKRCRRLIMIGCGTSFHAAVGTRQILEELTELPVMVELASDFLDRNTPVFRDDVCFFISQSGETADTLMALRYCKDHGALIVGITNTVGSSICRETTCGVHINAGPEIGVASTKAYTSQFVALIMFGLMVSEDRLSLQRRRLEIMSGLKVLPELIKNVLSLDEKIKTIASELYKQKSLLVMGRGFNYATCLEGALKIKEITYMHSEGILAGELKHGPLALIDKNMPVIMIIMRDACYIKCQNALQQVTARSGRPIILCCQDDPEVTKNAYQTIELPHTVDCLQGILCVIPLQLLSFHLAVMRGYDVDCPRNLAKSVTVE